A section of the Methanosarcina mazei S-6 genome encodes:
- the hypE gene encoding hydrogenase expression/formation protein HypE: protein MKSNTISLEHGAGGEVMQALIGDIILKNFRNKSAGSIGLDSLDDGSTVRLENFNSSSELVLTTDSHVITPAFFPDTNIGRLAVAGTINDLTVMGAKPLALTCAVIMPEGFPVHDFEEIIKTMDQTAAEAGVPIITGDTKTVEKTALDSIILNTAGLGITDSPVRDSGLKPGDRIIVTGTIGDHGISLMAHREGFDFDTDLVSDSAPLWKLIEPVLKLRTPQGEPVITAMKDPTRGGLANALNEMAEKSGAGILLEESLIPYKPAVTAACEMLGLDPLEVANEGKAIIGVKAGFEEDVLSILRQHPYGKDAALIGEVTDENKGEVILRNRFGGMRYVDVPAGDPIPRVC from the coding sequence ATGAAATCCAATACAATTTCTCTCGAACACGGCGCCGGTGGAGAGGTAATGCAGGCGCTTATAGGAGATATTATTCTCAAAAACTTCCGTAATAAAAGTGCAGGTTCTATAGGCCTTGACAGCCTTGATGACGGGTCCACAGTCAGACTTGAGAACTTTAACTCTTCTTCCGAACTTGTGCTGACAACGGACAGCCATGTGATAACTCCTGCTTTTTTTCCTGATACGAATATAGGCAGGCTTGCTGTTGCAGGTACAATCAATGATCTGACAGTCATGGGAGCAAAACCGCTTGCACTCACCTGTGCAGTCATAATGCCTGAAGGTTTTCCAGTCCATGATTTTGAAGAGATTATAAAAACAATGGACCAGACTGCTGCGGAGGCTGGAGTGCCCATAATCACAGGCGATACGAAAACCGTGGAAAAGACCGCACTTGATTCAATCATCCTTAACACCGCAGGTCTCGGGATTACGGACAGCCCTGTAAGAGACTCAGGTCTTAAGCCAGGAGACAGGATCATCGTTACAGGCACCATAGGGGATCATGGGATCTCTCTTATGGCCCACAGGGAAGGTTTTGATTTTGATACTGACCTTGTTTCTGATTCCGCTCCCCTGTGGAAGTTAATAGAACCGGTCCTTAAACTCCGGACTCCTCAGGGAGAGCCTGTAATAACGGCTATGAAAGACCCTACCCGCGGGGGGCTTGCAAACGCTCTTAATGAAATGGCAGAAAAATCCGGAGCAGGAATCCTGCTTGAAGAAAGCCTCATCCCTTACAAGCCTGCAGTGACTGCAGCCTGTGAGATGCTGGGTCTTGATCCTCTCGAAGTTGCAAATGAAGGAAAAGCAATTATAGGGGTCAAAGCCGGCTTTGAAGAAGACGTACTTTCAATTCTCAGGCAGCACCCCTACGGAAAGGATGCAGCCCTTATAGGAGAGGTCACTGATGAAAACAAAGGAGAGGTAATCCTGAGGAACCGTTTCGGTGGGATGCGTTATGTGGACGTGCCTGCAGGAGACCCGATTCCGAGAGTCTGTTAA
- the hypB gene encoding hydrogenase nickel incorporation protein HypB, producing the protein MHVIHMGHDVYKANDKIAEKNRKTLDKHGVFSVNVMGAIGSGKTTLIEEAIRHLKDKYRIAVVAGDVIAEMDASRFRKLDVPTIPVNTGKECHLDAKLVEKALGEIDLDNTDLLIIENVGNLICPVDFKLGEHLRVVVVSVTEGDDIILKHPMIFKTSELAVINKVDIAHAVDVDSEKMRDDILSLNPEVPVILTSKHDWESLETWIGFIESGLEKRTK; encoded by the coding sequence ATGCATGTAATCCATATGGGACATGATGTTTACAAGGCAAATGACAAAATTGCCGAAAAGAACAGAAAAACTCTTGACAAACACGGTGTCTTCTCAGTAAATGTTATGGGAGCAATAGGGTCAGGAAAGACCACTTTGATTGAAGAGGCTATCAGGCACCTTAAGGATAAATACAGAATAGCCGTTGTTGCAGGCGATGTTATTGCAGAGATGGACGCTTCCCGTTTTAGAAAGCTGGATGTTCCGACAATCCCTGTAAATACCGGAAAAGAGTGCCACCTGGATGCGAAGCTTGTAGAAAAGGCTCTGGGTGAGATAGACCTTGATAACACTGATCTCCTGATTATTGAGAATGTAGGCAACCTTATCTGCCCTGTGGACTTCAAGCTGGGAGAACACCTGCGGGTTGTGGTTGTGAGCGTCACGGAAGGAGACGACATTATCCTCAAGCACCCCATGATTTTCAAGACTTCAGAGCTTGCTGTCATAAACAAGGTTGATATTGCACATGCAGTTGATGTTGATTCCGAAAAGATGAGGGACGACATCCTTTCCTTAAACCCTGAAGTGCCGGTGATCCTTACATCAAAACACGACTGGGAAAGCCTTGAAACATGGATAGGTTTCATCGAGAGCGGACTTGAAAAACGCACTAAATAA
- the hypA gene encoding hydrogenase maturation nickel metallochaperone HypA: protein MHELSIACEIFEQVKVTAEAHGATEVKHVTLQMGRLSHTNPEQLSFCFKTLAEGSIAENADLIVEMVPPTLECECGYTGTIDQERIRESNELTSELLAYIAAMDCPVCGKQAHIAGGRELIIKSIEIETENENESQR from the coding sequence ATGCATGAACTTTCCATTGCCTGTGAAATCTTTGAGCAGGTTAAGGTTACTGCCGAAGCTCACGGAGCCACAGAAGTCAAACATGTGACTCTTCAAATGGGAAGGCTGTCCCATACGAATCCTGAACAGCTGAGTTTCTGTTTTAAGACTCTTGCAGAAGGGAGTATTGCTGAAAATGCGGATCTCATCGTAGAAATGGTGCCTCCAACCCTTGAATGCGAATGCGGATACACAGGAACTATAGACCAGGAAAGGATACGGGAAAGCAACGAACTGACAAGTGAACTCCTTGCTTATATAGCAGCTATGGACTGCCCTGTGTGTGGAAAACAGGCCCATATTGCAGGCGGCAGGGAATTGATCATAAAGAGCATAGAGATTGAAACTGAAAACGAAAATGAATCGCAGCGGTAA
- the hypD gene encoding hydrogenase formation protein HypD: protein MDADNMENGKSLSKTAVSDIEKKLLERIKGSEVSLRIMHVCGTHERTIAKYGLRSVLPQYIEVISGPGCPVCVTPERDIDIAIALAKSGATVVTFGDMMRVPGSSDSLLNAKSEGADVRMVYSIDDAVALAGKKPDLKVVFFGIGFETTVPANAAALLRKDLPDNFSLLASQKQTPPAVNLLASDTNVDAFIAPGHVATIIGTEPFEPLAKKGFPVVVSGFEAADILLGINILQMQVEKGISRVDNGYPRVVKPEGNTIALKMMDEVFKTSDSEWRGIGNIEDSGLVLREEFEEKDAAKIHEDLYSASLAEIKSKAEGKDKKRCICAAILTGKAKPSQCPNFGKECTPKKPAGPCMVSQEGMCYNWYKYSREGGSKNA from the coding sequence GTGGACGCTGATAATATGGAAAACGGAAAATCTCTTTCAAAAACAGCGGTTTCAGACATAGAAAAGAAACTCCTTGAAAGGATTAAAGGTTCTGAGGTATCACTTCGTATTATGCATGTCTGTGGAACGCACGAAAGAACCATAGCAAAATACGGGTTAAGAAGTGTGCTTCCTCAGTATATTGAAGTAATAAGTGGTCCCGGCTGCCCTGTCTGTGTCACTCCTGAAAGAGATATTGACATTGCAATTGCCCTCGCAAAGAGCGGAGCAACTGTGGTCACTTTCGGGGATATGATGCGAGTACCTGGCTCTTCAGACAGCCTCCTGAACGCAAAGTCTGAAGGGGCGGATGTAAGGATGGTTTACAGTATAGATGATGCAGTTGCCCTTGCAGGAAAAAAGCCAGATCTGAAAGTAGTCTTTTTCGGGATAGGTTTTGAGACCACAGTCCCTGCAAACGCGGCAGCCCTTTTGCGGAAGGATCTACCTGACAACTTCAGCCTCCTTGCTTCTCAGAAGCAGACTCCTCCTGCAGTCAATCTTCTTGCCAGTGATACCAATGTTGATGCTTTTATAGCACCAGGGCATGTGGCAACCATAATAGGCACAGAACCTTTCGAACCGCTTGCAAAAAAGGGCTTTCCTGTTGTTGTTAGTGGATTTGAAGCCGCAGATATACTTCTTGGAATAAACATCTTACAGATGCAGGTAGAGAAAGGAATCTCAAGGGTGGACAACGGATATCCCAGGGTCGTAAAGCCAGAAGGAAATACAATAGCCCTGAAAATGATGGATGAGGTATTCAAAACTTCTGACTCTGAGTGGAGAGGTATAGGAAATATAGAAGATTCGGGACTCGTCCTCAGGGAAGAGTTTGAAGAAAAAGACGCTGCGAAAATACATGAAGATCTTTATTCTGCTTCTCTTGCAGAGATAAAATCGAAAGCTGAAGGAAAAGATAAAAAACGCTGCATCTGTGCAGCTATCCTGACAGGAAAAGCAAAACCTTCCCAGTGTCCTAACTTCGGGAAAGAATGCACTCCAAAAAAACCAGCGGGTCCCTGCATGGTAAGTCAGGAAGGTATGTGCTATAACTGGTATAAATATTCTCGAGAAGGAGGTAGTAAAAATGCATGA
- a CDS encoding HypC/HybG/HupF family hydrogenase formation chaperone, with protein MCIAIPGKMTAIVDENTATIDMGGICRDVNMALMGGAKETMIGKHFLVHVGYAISEISEEESEETMRLLKIMAGLEEIDSLESESQ; from the coding sequence ATGTGTATAGCAATTCCTGGTAAAATGACGGCTATTGTGGATGAAAATACAGCAACTATTGACATGGGCGGGATCTGCAGAGATGTAAATATGGCACTCATGGGAGGTGCAAAGGAGACTATGATTGGAAAGCATTTCCTTGTACATGTTGGATATGCGATATCTGAGATTTCGGAAGAAGAAAGTGAAGAAACCATGCGCCTTCTCAAGATTATGGCCGGTCTCGAAGAAATTGACTCCCTTGAAAGTGAATCTCAGTGA
- a CDS encoding hydrogenase small subunit — MSTGTTNLVRTLDSMDFLKMDRRTFMKAVSALGATAFLGTYQTEIVNALEFAETKVIWIHGSECTGCSESVLNGGNPDIVQALTKLNVNLAYHETLCMQQGIWNDGELVNTSELNSEILLEDLYKEGNYILVVEGSIPNGPDGSGRYLVIGNKTFKETLGEAAKNANAIVAVGACACWGGITSADSDIEKDTDYRGVAFKKTDASKGMLKELGIDKPVINIPGCPCHPDWVLLTLGAVILGKIKIPDDLPAALDQYGRPKVFFPPDHTVHENCPRRGYYDRGEFDTEVGGEKCLWKLGCKAPYAHADCGIRRWNGSVSMCTQAGGPCINCVDPGFPDASRPLYVEAEDKGIVGANIDTIAKVAVGAAAVAAGVHAVRRMGKGE, encoded by the coding sequence ATGAGTACTGGAACGACAAATCTTGTCCGTACACTTGACAGTATGGACTTCTTAAAAATGGACCGCCGCACCTTCATGAAGGCGGTAAGCGCTCTGGGTGCAACTGCATTTCTTGGCACCTATCAAACAGAGATTGTAAATGCGCTTGAGTTTGCAGAGACAAAGGTTATCTGGATACACGGTTCAGAATGTACCGGGTGTTCAGAATCCGTTTTGAATGGTGGCAATCCTGATATTGTACAGGCTCTGACAAAACTCAATGTAAACCTTGCTTACCATGAGACACTCTGTATGCAGCAGGGAATATGGAATGATGGTGAGCTTGTAAACACCTCAGAGCTTAACTCAGAGATTTTACTTGAAGACCTTTACAAAGAAGGTAATTACATCCTGGTCGTTGAAGGATCAATCCCCAACGGTCCGGACGGATCAGGAAGATACCTGGTTATAGGGAACAAAACGTTCAAGGAGACACTAGGAGAGGCTGCAAAGAACGCAAATGCAATAGTTGCAGTCGGTGCATGTGCATGCTGGGGAGGAATTACCTCTGCAGACAGCGATATTGAAAAGGATACAGACTACAGAGGAGTTGCTTTCAAAAAGACCGATGCATCAAAAGGCATGCTTAAGGAACTTGGAATAGACAAGCCAGTAATCAATATTCCTGGTTGCCCCTGTCACCCTGATTGGGTTCTTCTTACCCTGGGTGCGGTAATACTTGGAAAAATAAAGATACCGGATGACCTGCCAGCAGCTCTGGACCAATACGGAAGGCCAAAGGTGTTCTTCCCACCGGACCACACAGTACATGAAAACTGCCCACGCCGCGGGTACTATGACAGAGGAGAGTTTGATACGGAGGTTGGCGGAGAAAAATGCCTCTGGAAACTGGGATGCAAAGCTCCGTATGCACATGCAGACTGTGGAATTAGAAGATGGAACGGATCGGTAAGCATGTGTACACAGGCAGGAGGACCGTGCATTAACTGTGTAGACCCGGGTTTCCCGGATGCGTCAAGACCTCTATATGTTGAAGCGGAAGACAAGGGAATTGTAGGGGCAAATATTGACACAATAGCAAAGGTAGCTGTAGGCGCAGCCGCAGTTGCTGCAGGTGTGCATGCAGTAAGGAGAATGGGAAAAGGAGAGTGA
- a CDS encoding nickel-dependent hydrogenase large subunit, with protein MVNVTVDPLTRIEGHQRISTEVDANGVITDAQSSSLIFRGFERILQHQDPRDAAFLTQRICGVCPLSHGLTATNALDELYGVAEHVPKDALVMRNIFQGLNMAASHATHIYVLWAPDLANPAYKKVLTPLGDTGNAVWKEMVGRFAPISYKMDGVPIPAGSSYLAAIPEKKRLQEMIALIAGRMPGPSALYPGGYTYPATVADITKLSTYYLQIMDFISAHTLRVPFDTWIENTYKASSPTKAVSFVTEHLTDLINKSTTSNDFSKEAGWGDTEFYAAFGSELVGEKLLGLPASLKHDTIGGYQDPSKICFVAYGGYYKPTDGYDPRSPAGDRIFTSGVVSGNLEYLKFDPDKITESTAHSFYQNSVNDLPPVKGETVPFTDPEKIVYTGGSDSQYSWDKAPRYDGIAGEVGPLARMLNIKEPLVTGLALALAENGYSPANVYTRMLARIQETAILAYELLNWVTVDYEPGGKISVPLDFNAAKDSQGMGLWEAPRGALGHWISTNGSGKVANYQCIVPGSWLMSPRDSNGIPGPLEQSLIGSKINPVGEVDYTNPVGIFHMGRSYDPCISCAVHTIDLTGKCAPNTLRIL; from the coding sequence ATGGTAAACGTTACAGTTGATCCCTTAACCAGAATTGAAGGACACCAGAGAATTTCAACAGAAGTAGATGCAAACGGTGTTATTACAGATGCACAGTCATCGTCCCTTATATTCAGGGGATTTGAACGCATACTGCAGCACCAGGACCCGAGAGACGCAGCTTTTCTTACACAGAGGATTTGTGGAGTATGCCCGCTTTCTCATGGGTTAACAGCAACAAACGCACTTGATGAATTGTATGGCGTGGCTGAACATGTCCCAAAAGATGCCCTTGTTATGAGGAATATTTTCCAGGGGCTTAACATGGCTGCAAGCCATGCAACTCATATATATGTCCTCTGGGCACCTGACCTTGCAAACCCGGCATACAAAAAGGTTCTTACACCACTCGGAGACACAGGAAACGCAGTCTGGAAAGAGATGGTTGGAAGGTTTGCACCAATAAGCTACAAGATGGATGGAGTGCCTATACCTGCAGGAAGTTCATACCTGGCAGCAATTCCTGAAAAGAAACGCCTTCAGGAAATGATTGCACTTATCGCAGGAAGGATGCCAGGTCCGTCAGCCCTGTATCCGGGAGGATACACATACCCGGCAACTGTTGCAGATATTACAAAACTGTCAACATACTATCTGCAGATTATGGACTTCATATCCGCGCACACTCTGAGAGTCCCATTCGATACATGGATCGAAAATACATACAAGGCAAGCTCCCCTACGAAAGCTGTAAGCTTCGTTACCGAACACCTGACTGACCTTATCAACAAGTCAACAACTTCAAATGACTTCTCAAAAGAAGCAGGATGGGGAGATACCGAATTCTATGCAGCCTTTGGTTCGGAACTGGTAGGAGAGAAACTTCTTGGCCTTCCGGCAAGCCTGAAACATGATACTATCGGAGGGTACCAGGACCCCTCAAAGATATGCTTCGTTGCATACGGAGGGTATTACAAGCCAACAGACGGATACGACCCGAGGAGCCCTGCAGGAGACAGGATTTTCACATCAGGTGTGGTATCAGGAAACCTGGAATACCTGAAATTTGATCCGGACAAGATTACAGAGAGCACGGCACACTCATTCTACCAGAACAGTGTAAACGACCTCCCGCCAGTAAAAGGTGAAACAGTTCCATTCACAGATCCTGAGAAAATCGTATACACAGGAGGCTCGGACAGCCAGTACAGCTGGGACAAGGCTCCGAGATATGACGGAATTGCAGGTGAAGTCGGGCCTCTTGCACGCATGCTGAACATAAAAGAGCCGCTTGTAACAGGACTTGCTCTGGCACTGGCTGAAAATGGATATTCGCCAGCCAATGTTTATACAAGGATGCTGGCTCGTATACAGGAAACCGCAATTCTCGCATATGAGCTTCTCAACTGGGTTACTGTTGACTACGAACCCGGAGGAAAGATTTCCGTGCCTCTTGACTTCAATGCAGCTAAAGACAGTCAGGGAATGGGCCTGTGGGAAGCGCCACGTGGGGCTCTTGGCCACTGGATTTCTACAAACGGAAGTGGCAAGGTTGCAAACTACCAGTGCATAGTTCCGGGTTCATGGTTGATGTCTCCAAGGGACAGCAATGGAATACCTGGACCGCTTGAACAGTCTCTTATCGGCTCAAAAATTAACCCGGTTGGAGAGGTAGATTACACAAATCCAGTTGGAATATTCCACATGGGCAGGTCATACGACCCGTGCATTTCATGCGCAGTCCACACGATAGACCTTACAGGGAAATGCGCTCCAAATACTCTAAGGATACTCTAA
- a CDS encoding cytochrome b yields MKSNNNPKAMVVERYTITDRIAHTVHAIAMIVLIITGLKIYAGWEFMSFHTARTLHMIAVPFLLAVNWILIPYNIFSEGHGLMGKISHFTDHYIFGPKDAVRLGGIIKNFFRKGRYPAYSIYDEEKGHYETKLHPVMKVLIVLEGTALFLITVSGIVLYKLDWSLFGLPIAQWIISISGMIAPTFGMTPVGFLRLLHLLMTYWFIFELVVHVGILGFDPHVWKYYKAIFWSGKEDFSDPYYSEYVEKYSRFDAKKEHKQVNANKEHGHQKH; encoded by the coding sequence ATGAAATCTAACAACAACCCGAAGGCGATGGTTGTTGAGCGCTATACTATAACGGACAGGATAGCTCATACGGTACATGCTATCGCGATGATAGTGCTCATCATCACCGGGTTAAAGATATACGCTGGATGGGAATTTATGAGCTTCCATACAGCACGTACACTGCACATGATTGCGGTCCCGTTCCTGCTTGCAGTAAACTGGATACTTATACCATACAATATTTTTTCCGAAGGGCACGGGTTAATGGGAAAAATATCGCATTTTACGGACCATTACATCTTTGGTCCTAAAGATGCGGTTCGTCTGGGAGGAATAATTAAAAACTTCTTCAGGAAGGGCAGATATCCTGCATATTCCATCTATGATGAAGAGAAAGGACACTATGAGACCAAACTTCACCCCGTAATGAAAGTCCTGATTGTGCTTGAAGGCACAGCACTCTTCTTAATTACGGTGTCAGGAATCGTCCTGTACAAGCTTGACTGGTCACTGTTTGGTCTTCCAATAGCACAGTGGATCATTTCAATATCCGGTATGATTGCACCCACATTCGGAATGACTCCTGTAGGGTTCCTGAGACTTCTCCACCTGTTGATGACATACTGGTTTATCTTTGAACTGGTGGTGCATGTGGGAATTCTCGGATTCGACCCCCACGTCTGGAAGTACTACAAAGCCATATTCTGGTCAGGAAAAGAAGACTTCTCAGACCCTTACTATTCAGAGTATGTAGAAAAATATTCAAGGTTTGATGCCAAGAAGGAACACAAGCAAGTGAATGCTAACAAAGAACACGGGCACCAGAAACATTAA